TGTGCAGGGGCAGGCTCCCCGGGCGCAGCAGCCACACCTCGCCTGTCTTGCGCTGGGCGTAGACGACGTCACTCGCGCGCGCGTTCTTCGACGCCTGGGCCGCGATGCCTTCGATGTCCAGGCCTTCGAGCTCCTCGGCGGTGGGCTCATCCGGCTCGCGGACCTGCCGGGGCTGGAGCGTGTCCGTGAAGACAGGCTCGCCCTTCTGGATGCGCTCGAACAGGACGTCGTGGTGGATCTCCCCCAGATCGAGGTTCCACAGCTCCGGGCGCAGGAAGGTGGACGCGAGCGAGGCGGCGTCCTCACCGGAGCGGCCGTTCTCCAACTGATGCTCGGCGTGGACCTCGCCGTAGCAGGTGACGTCGTGGTCGTTCTCGTCGAGGAAGCGCGTGGTGAGGTCACCCGCCACGACGAGGCTGTCGTCGTTGTAGATGCCCTGGATGGCGTCCCGCACCACGAGGTCTCCGAGCACCAGGAAGTTCCCTGACGTCTGGAGCCCCCACGCCGCGCAACGGCCCACGACCACGACCGTCGAATCCGGTCCACAGTCCTCCAGCACGCCCGCCACCTCCAGGTCCCCGAGGACGACCAGGGGCGCGGTGACCCGCAGTGAGCCGGCAACCCGCGCGTTGCCCGTGATGACCCGGGCCTCGGAGACGGTCCCTTCGAGCACCGCGTCCTCGGGCGTCAGCAGCTCGCGCATCACCAGGGCCGCGAAGCCGATGGGCGACAGGGGGCCGGGACACAGCGCCTCCGCCAGTTGGGCCGGCTCCATCCGCGTGTCGCGAAACGCGCCCGCGAGCTCCGGGACCGAAGGCTCACCGTGATGGGAGAGCGCGTCGAGGACAGCGCCTTCGAGCCGGGCGTGCACGGCCTCCGCGCGCGGGAGGAACTCGTTCTGGGAGAGGCTCATGGGGGCGCATGCTACCGGCCGCGCGCCGTGCGAGAAGTCGTTTCGGTGAAACCTCGCGACAGGGCGTGACGGTGCACGGCCTTCGCTGTTTTCATGCAGGGCCCCGGCCATTTGTAACGGAGTGAGGCGTCCGTCCGGGCCTGCGTGGTGTCTCTTCGAGGTGGGTCGATGCGCGAGGAATACGTGTTCTTGGTGGGGAGCTGGGCCCTGGTCTTCCTCGGTGGATGCGCGCTCGTCGTGCGCCTGATCCACCAGTCATGGAGGAAGAAGCAGGTCCGCGAACACGGTCTGCCGGGCGAAGCCACGGTGCTGGAGTGCAAGGGCACGCGGATGTACATCAACCGCAGCCAGGTCTTCGACTTCCTGCTGGAGGTGCGGCTGCCCGGTCAGGCGCCGTATCAGGTGTCGTTGAGCAGCCGGATGCACGACTGGAACGTGCGGGTGATGGACGTGGGGCTGCGGCTCAACGTCAAGGTCGACCCGAAGGACCCACAGTGCGTCGTCGTCCTGGGGCCGGTCGTCGCGCAGGACCTGGGCCGGTTCCTCCGCCAGGGCATGGACGCCATGGCGACGGGCCAGGTGGCGCACGCAGACCCCGTGAAGGCCCTGGCGGACCTCCAGCGGATGGCCGACGCGGGCCTCGTCTCGGAGGACGAGTACGTGCGGAAGAGGGCGGAGATCCTCGACCGGCTCTGAAACGGCCGGGCCCTTCACGGAGACCCGGCCGCGGTTCACCCGCTGCGGCCTACTGGCAGATGGTGATGTCCGAACAGACGCACTGCCCAGCGCCCACGCCGGCACACCGGCGGAAGCACGAGCAGTCTTCGTTCGTGCAGATGTTGGAGCAGAGGCCAATGGCCTCGGAGCTGGTGGGCATCAGCGCCCCGACGGCGCCACCGGCCACGACGCCCAGCATGAACACGAACTTCGCGATTCCCTTGCGCATGTACGACCTCCCGGGTTGAACGGCCCGTCCATTCTAGAGGCGAGTCCTCGATTGGACGAGGCTCGACACCGAGGGACGGGAGCCGGTGCCTGCGCCCCTTCGATGACGCCTCCCTGTCTCATCCGAAGTGTGCCTTCCCGACCTCGAACCCATCCCCAAGGTCAGTGGCTCCCGAGGGGCTGTTTCTCGACCTTCAACCCGGTCCGGTGCGGGAGGTGCATGCAATGAAGGCATTCAAGGCGGTGCTGCTGGGAACGCTCGTGTCCGCGCTGCTCGTTGGCGCGGGGTGCAAGACCACGAAGAGCGAGGGGACGGAGGGGCCCGGCACTGGCGGCTCCGGAACGATGACTCCAGGAGTCGGCGACAGGATGGACGTCAGCGAAAGCCCCGATGAAGCGAAGGGAGCCGAGGGCGGCTCTGGCGACGTTGGCGGATCAGGTTCAATGACGAACCCGGGGACGGACGGTTCCAGCACGGGCGGCACAGGCGGTTCCAGCACGGGCGGCACAGGCGGTTCCAGCACGGGCGGCACAGGCGGTTCCAGCACGGGCGGCAGCGGCATGGGCGGCGGCTCCACCACCGGCGGCACCTCTAGCGAAGGTGGCACGAGCAGCGGCTCAAGCACTGGCAGCTCGGGTGGTGGCGGCTCCGGTGGCAGCGGCTCAAGCACTGGCAGCTCGGGTGGTGGCGGCTCCGGTGGCAGTGGTTCGAGCACTGGCGGCTCGGGCTCAGGCGGATCGGGTGGTGGCGGCTCGGGCTCAGGCGGCTCGGGTGGTGGCGAAGGCGGAGGCGACATGAGCCGCTGACCCTGACGAGCCGAGGACGCACGATTTGCGTCCTCGGCTCTCACGCAGCTGCTCGCCCGTGCGCTCAGCGCGGTGCTCGCGCCTGGCTCAGCAGCCACGCGGCGCCCCTGCGTGCGGCCTTCCGCGGATGCGCCGTGGACGACATTTCCACTGGGTTCACGTCCAGAGGCCCGAGCGTGCGCGGCTGCCTGCCTCCCTCTGACCGGTCCCGGACGCATCTGACGCTTCCCTGGGACAGCTCCCGTGCGTATCACTGGCCTTCGTGCGCACACCCACCGACCGCTTCCTGCCGCCCCGCACCGACGCTTCTTCCGCCACGCCGCCCCTGCGCGGGCGGGTGGTGGTCATCGCGCCCACGCGAGCCGCGTGCGAGACCATCGAGCTGGCGCTCGGGCTGGAACTGCGCACGTACCTGGAAGAGCACCACGGCGAGCGCCTCCGTGCGCTGTCGAGGAGCGGGCAGGGGTTCGGCATCGTCGCGGGCACGGGCACGGGCAAGACGCTCGCCATCCGACCCATCGCGGAGGAGCTCACGGGCCGGCGGCCCCTGCGGGTGACGGTGGTCAACCGTGAGCGGGAGGCCACCGCGGAGACGCCGCTCGCGGACGTGGCCATCGTCACCACCGGCATCGCGCGGCGCTGGTTCCAGGGCGGCGCCATCCGGCGTGAGGACACGCTCATCGTGGATGAAATCCACCAGACCTCCGCGGAGCTGGAGCTGTGCCTGGCCCTGGGCAAGCGCGTGGGCTGCCGCTTCATCTGGCTGTCCGCCACGGTGGATCCAGCCTTCTACGCGCGCTACCTGGACAGCGCGGACGTGCTCCAGGTGTCCACCTTCGACCCGGGCAAGGCGGCCCAGGTGGAGGTGGAGCGGCGCCAGCCGTTGTCCTTCCTCGACGACGCCTTCCTTCAGGACGTGCAGCGTCAGGGGCGCGGCGTGGGCGTGTTCCTGGCCACGCGCGCCGGAGTGGAGGATGCGGCGGCCCACGTGCGTGCCCGCTCACCCGAGATCCACGCGGC
This DNA window, taken from Corallococcus coralloides DSM 2259, encodes the following:
- a CDS encoding SHOCT domain-containing protein, whose protein sequence is MREEYVFLVGSWALVFLGGCALVVRLIHQSWRKKQVREHGLPGEATVLECKGTRMYINRSQVFDFLLEVRLPGQAPYQVSLSSRMHDWNVRVMDVGLRLNVKVDPKDPQCVVVLGPVVAQDLGRFLRQGMDAMATGQVAHADPVKALADLQRMADAGLVSEDEYVRKRAEILDRL